The following nucleotide sequence is from Ornithodoros turicata isolate Travis chromosome 2, ASM3712646v1, whole genome shotgun sequence.
CTCCCCGCCGTGATAAACCAATGAGCAAAACTGACAAAGGATTATATTTAAGAGGTGATGCAGTTCCTCTTCGATACACTTGCACAGCACAGACTTGTCGAGGCAATTTTCTGTCCTAATATTTCTATGTACTGTCGGAATCTGATCGTCCCATTTCATGCTGTCGTCCTTGTAACGCTCACATAGTATATCTAAGCGACGCCATGCACAGGTTATGTCGGCGTACATCAGCGGCGTCATGCCCAACAAGTCTTCACCGGGCAGCTTGTCAGTCAGTGGAAGGTTCTTCAAGGTCTGTGGGCTGGCATACAATGCTGCCACATGAAGCGGTGTTCTTCCATGCTCGTCAAGCATGTTCATACTTTCTTCATTGATATCCACAGAGTCACCATTGATGATGGCGGTATGAATCGAGCAACATGCAGCTCCGGAACTATCAAAGAATGTCAGGACTTGCGAGGACTTGTCCACGATGCTCTCCCTCTCTACATCAGTTTTATAGCCTGTAGAACTCAATTTTGAGTACAGGTCTCTGAGGTGCACCAAGATGGTAGTCGCGCTGTGCACAAAGGCACGGAATTTGCGTAGGACGCAGTCGTAGTCACCCAGCTTAAAGGCTTCCTGAATACGTTTCCAGAATTTCAGATCCCGGACGTTCTGCTGTTTATCGTATTTCGAGTGCTTTGCGATCAAGTTGCTCACAACATAAAAGCACTCTAATATCGTGCCCTCAAGACGAATGACAGCGTCTTCCTTTTGAGGCGTGGACCTCTCGTAACTGAGACGATAAAGCTTGGCCCTGGTGGGACTCTTCAACATTCGCTTAAAGGCTTCCAGTGAGTGTTCAGCGGTTTCACGGCCTTCTACAACACTTATATAATGCCTGTTCAAGATCTCGTCCTTCTTGTCGTTCTGGTAACCGCCTCGAATCAAGGACGCCAAATGTTTGATGATGGCTTCGTTTAGGTAACGCAGGATGTCGAGGTATTGCCCGTAGTTTCTTTGCTCTTTCATTCCTTGGGAAACCTTCTTGCTGGCAACGCCTTTTGGGGTCAGTTTCTCAAGTTTGAGTTTCCAGTACATGGCCCAGTGGTCCTTCAGGGCTGCAACGCTCATGGAGATGGCTTCTTCAAGACAACCGAGATGAACAATACAGCGTCCATAGGTAGCGCCCGAGTACATGTCTCGAACAATTCTCGTAGTGTTGGGACTTCTTTTTGTGCTTACCTTGCGGGAGAGCAGCTGTGCCGTAAAGTACGTTTCAAATGTCTTGTTTGCAAACACAGGGTGCCCATTGATTTCTCCATCAATAAAGCCTTGTCTCAAACGATTCTCAGCGACAAGCTTCATTACACGTGTTTCCAGTTCTTTTCGTTCTTCATCAGTCAGCACCTGCTTGCTGAGTTCGTCACCCAACGCAGCCTTGGCGGCCAGGAGCTCGTGGTCATGGTAGAACTGTTTTCCCAACACATCATAGTCGTCTTGACAAGCGGAAAGGAGGACATCAtcgttccttttttcttttttgtaaatcaTGTACATGTGCTCTGCAAGCTTTCTGAACAACGTTGCAAGGTTTTCATTGCAAGTGGCTTGAATTTTGAGTGGAATCAAGGAGTCCTTCGATATCTCGTCTTCCATGACGCCCATTGTCATTCGGAACATGCAAGGATTTCCTGAAACGTCTGGTAACATTAACAAGTTCCACAACATATTTGGTTCCGGACATCCTTCAACGCGAGCTGCCACTAATGGTCGTTTCCTATAGTTTCTTACAAGTTTCACTTTACCAGCAGTTGCAAGCGGACATAGCTGAAAAGGTACTGCACCTAAAATGTCCTGTATAGTAGTCTTGAATACATTGCGGCTAAAgacaaaaaccttcaaaaccTCTGTTCGTGTGAGGATCTTCGTTAGAAGGAGTGCATTTTTCCGACTACCTTCTTCAACTTCGTCAAACGCGTCAAAGACTGCAGTTACCTTGAAAGGACCTCCGGTTTTGATGCTTCGTTGGAATAACATCAACTCGAGTCCGTTGTCTTTCATACCACATAATGCTGCAAGTCGCTTAATTTGCCCAGGTTCATCATCTATTTCTAGCGATCTTAAGAACCGGTTCATTTTCGAAAGGTCCACGTACAGCACCAAGTGTCTCTCTCCTCTCTGCTTAATCATGTTGCATAGTCGAAGTGCGAGCGAACTTTTTCCCATCCCTGGATGCCCACAGATGACTACAACTTTCTCTTGGTTCACGAGATCCATCTCActatagtttttttttcgtgtcaTTGGAAGATGACTCGAGGGGCCATTGGTCTCAACCAAGCGGAAACTTTGGGATGCAGCGTTATACTGCAACAGGTGCACAACTTTATCTTTATATTCATTTTTTTCCACAATAGCCTTATATTCATCAATGCTTTCAAGGTGCACAAAAGTCTTAAACTGTTGCACCCGGGTAAAAGAACAGATTTGTGGGCTAGGACTCATTCTCTCTAGAAATCTGAATATTTCATCTCCCCAGAATACAAAGGCTTCGTCTGGGCCCGGCCGAAGTCTTAAAACATCAACTGCAACACATCTTTGACACTCACGCTCAACATAATGCTCACTGACGTGTTGGTCAAGTTGGGGAACAGGCTGTCCTACCTCAATCGTCTTGAGCTGGCATGACATTAAACAAGTAACTTCATCAGATATTCCATCTTCTCTCGTTAAATCTAGCAGGTCTTCGAGCGATAGCAGTTTTGGAGAACCTTGAAAGCATATTCGTGACGTTCGGAGAATACTACGTTTTGTGTCTTCTGTAACCATGTCCAAATGGGCGTCTGAAACATTCATGACCTTGTGAGCGTTTGCGAGGAATGGATGTTTTTCTAGTCTTTGGACCAGGTTCTTGACATTGTCTTCTTGCGCGAGTACTATAACCTTTGTGCCAGCCGCTTCATTTAGCTCAATGAAGAGTTCGAGCATGTTCTGGAACTGGGCACCTGCGTCCTGATCACAAGTTAGCAGCACCCACATGCAACAGTTTGAAAACAGAACATCCTGGAGTCTGGGGTTCCACTGCGAAGATCTGAGAAACAGGTGCGTCTGCTCTGTAGACTTAATAGCCTTGTAAGCCATTATTTCTAGCACTGTCAAGTTCGGAGCCGTAAGGATTAGAACTGGAGCATCTGGTAGGTCACGGTAGTCGAGATCTCTCTTTAACTTCACCTGACGGTCTTCCGTTTCGTCGGCGTGTTTAAGACGTCGGTTCTCGACCTCGATTCTCGCTTGATCCCGAGTAGGGAACCTGTTTTTCGTGTAAGCGATCATATCTGGGATGACCACGTTCTTAAAGAAATCGAAGAGTTCTGGTGCTTGCTTCTCCAAAATGTTTTCACCCCCCGGGCTACCATACTGGGCGAGGAGATCAGGAACATAGGCAATTAGTTCTTCCTTTTCGTGCTCTCTCGGAACGTCTCTAAGGAGCGAGTCCATTTTATCTGGGTTCTTCCTGATGTTATATAGTATTGTGTCATAGAGCAGTGCCCTTTCCCTGTCTGTTTGCAAGTATGGCTTTCCACCGTTTCTGTAAACGAAATGGAGGGCCAAATGACAGATCTCGTGGGCGAGAGTTCCAAGAACTTCGGGTTTTTCCCTCTTAGCCGCGACGCAAATAGTTTCTTTTTCCAAATGAGCGAAACCACGTTTGGGGTTTTCCAGGGCCCCCTCGACTGTGTCAATGCTCTCCTTATCGTAATCCAGGGTTACTTGCACACGTTGTGATGTCCCTGATACGCTTAGCGTAGCCTTGAGCAAATCATTAGAGTTTAAGGCGTGATAGAAGTCATCTGTCCTCCTCTCATTCTCCGCGGTCCCTGGACGGCTTTCCGTGTGCCTTCTTAGTGCATCATGTGTGTTGGCGTCGTAAAAACGGCGCCTAAAGACTTCGGCGCTTGCGATTTCGTGGGCGCAATCTAAGGTTTCTTCATCTTTCATGAGGCACCCATGGTCCTGTAGAAGGAAATAGATGGCCAATCTCTGTGTCTTAACCGCACGGTGTAGCACCGTCTCGCCACTTGACGGATGCAGCCAGAGCTTGAGATGGGGGGCGTCATTGAGACACTTTTTGACACCATCAACGTTCCTTTCATCTGTAGCCTTGTGGATATTGGTTCGGTGATATCTCCATTTATCCGAAGACTCTTCGTCATCTGCAGATTTCGTTTGAGACCTCTTACGTTTTCGATCCTTCCGGAGGCTCGCAGTTTCTCTCCATTCATCCGAATACTCTTCATCATCCGTAGAGTTAGTTTCGGACCTCTTACGCTTTAGACCCCTCCGAACGTTCGGACctttcttgcttttttggcaGCCGGGGTTTGGACAAAACCACATGTGAATAAATCGCATATCTTGTTGCTCGTCACATGTTGGAGTTCCGTTCGACTCAGAATCAGGTCGCAAGAGCATCATGACAGCCCAGCACTCACATATAGCTCCACGGTGCGCACGTTCGACCTCATCGGTATTACCTACCACGGGATGGGGAACGAGCGTTGTTACAGCATCCCAGTCTCCGTGGTTGTCATCGTTGTGTGGTGCTCGCCGTCTTACTTCATCGAGCGATTTAGAAATGCGCTCTGTACGAAACTGACGGACTGACACCATACCGGCAGTATGGTCAACAACCTGAACGGTGTCGGAAGATGTAAGCCTCGTTAGTGCTTCCACCGACTTGATGTAGAAAAACATTGCTTTGCCGGAAGAACTGCTAGGGCAACGAACATGCTTTTCACGCGCGAGCCAATGCTGCAGATCCTTGATCTCACGGTCGACGATTATGTGTAAGTTCGGCTCAGAGTTGGTCACAAGTGTAGCACTTTGGGTGGCACGTCGAATGGAGAGATCTCCGCTCAATTCCCCATCCCTGCACTGAGAGCAGATTGAATGCAGTCTAGTCCACGCGTGTTGTTGGTGCATATAGTCAAACGGTTTAGCGCCTAACTTGTCTTTCTCCTCTAGTGAGCTCGTTTCAATACTAAGAAGCACTGATATGGTGTCTTCGTCAGCATGCAGTGCAGCGATGTGCCATGGATTTCGCTCAAGCTCGTCACAGTCCTGGTTCCCGGCACTACTTCTTAGATATACAACGTCTCTGGTCATAACGGCAAAATGAAATTGATTTGACTTCATTCCAAAGCTGTCGAGAAACCTAGTAACTCTTTTAAAATGATCTTCTCCATATATAAGGAAAGCCAAATGACGCACCTTATCGCTTGCACTACAGGATATCTTGCTGAAGAGACGTTCTGCTGCCCAAAACTCTGCCATGCTACTGGGACTGAACACAGGTCTACCGTCGCGTAGCCCGTCTAGAAGACCGTGCTTTAAGTGATTTTTTGTTGCTTTATTTAGAGGATTCATTGGATTACTTTCATTCTGAAACCTCTCTTTCTCGTCTTCACGCAGAATATATCCACACAATTTCTTATCGAAGACAGCTTTCACTGCGAGTGCTTGGTGGTTGCTGTAGAAATTGTCCTTCAAAATGACATcatcatcgcttacgcaagctcTGCTAATGTCTTCacgcttcttttcttttttgtgctgCAAGTACCTCCACTCTGTGGCCAGCTCGTAGAAGCCTAGGTACTTTTCGCTTCCCGTGGAGTTACATGCCTTTCTTAGCACGTTAGAATCAATGTCATCAAGAACTTCTCGGTTCTCAAGTGCCGCGACCATGCGAAGATAAAATGGTGTACCTAGTAACGCTTCGTCATCCTTTAACAGGATCCATATATCTTGTAACCTCCGCATGCCAGAAGGGTTTTCGGGTGGAACTGCATCTGACGTCGTTCTTTCCTTGTACTGTTTAAGGAATGTCTCTTGTTCTTGCACCGTGAAAGGCAGAAGTTCGTAAGGTGTTGTTCGCAATGTATGGCTTAGTTCGTGCTCGAATACAGAGCGGCTGAAGACGAATACCTTAGAAACTTCTGTACGAGCTAGAATGTGTACAACGCGTAAGATCTTTTCACGATCACCTTCGCGCATTTCATCATACGCATCCAAAATTAGCACAACTTTGAAAGGGCTTCCTTCTGTGATGCTCTTCTCGAAGAGAGCAAGCCCGATTCCCGCTTTCTTCACTCCACATATTTCTGCGAAATTCCCTAGATCACTGAAGATATCTTCTGCATTCAGCACCTTGAGCTCTCTGCTTAATTCTGGGAGGTCGACGTGAAGCACCCATTTTCTATTTCCCTTTTCCTTTATCATCTTGGATATTCTAGATGCAAGCCTAGTCTTACCCATTCCTGGTGCACCGGTGACAATAATGATCTTTTCATTTGCTTCTGTCAAATTTGTCTCTTCGTACAAGCTCCCCTTCTGACACGTTCTTCTCACATAATATCCCTCGGCGTCTTCCCGCAATTGCGGACCTACATCAAGTTCATTCAACTGGCACAAAGCCATAAATGTGTCTTCATCCATGACACTGAGAAGACTGTTGAGATCCGGTTCATCCCATTCGGACAGTCTTTCGTAGAACCCCTGGAAGTTGATCCAGGAACGGTTCAAAACGTTCCTTTTACAGTCCTCCGCAACATTTTCGAAACAAGCTTTAGATACGACGTTGGCAGCAAGTTGTTCATGAGGCTTCATAGTGATACTGAAAAAGCGCTGTTTTCTTAATGCTGCCGCTACGTGATCCGTCTGCTCGTTCGCGGTGAGGAGGATCACTCTTGTTCCTCGCACTTCACTACACGCGCTTAAAATGCGCGCCATTTGATTGCAGATATCTTCTGGTACAGCATTACTTGGGTTGCTGAGAAGGACGACGTCACATCTGTTATACGACAACACTTTTTCCATCTCGTGGTTCCACTTTTGTGCTTCGAGAAAGAGGTATGGCAATTTCATTGCCTTTACGAGGTTGTGAACCATTACTTCCAGCAGGGTCAGGTTTGGACTGGCAAATACGAGGAGTGGGACGTCCACCAACTCTTCTGGGCTAGGGACCTCCGTAAAGGTGACCCCAAGGTCATCGGTCTGATTAGCTTTGCCTAGGctttcatttttatttcttatttcgttGACATCCATTTCACTGCGAAATTTGTTGAGGTACTTCTTCATGTCCGGAATGACAACCTCCTTGAAATATTGAAACAAGCTTGGTGCTTGCTCCTCCAGAACATCAATGCCAGCGCTTGTTTCCTGTGACGGATCTCCGTCGACTTCCATGTAGTTCTCGTCTCGACGACGCCCATATTTTGCGAGGATATCTGGTACCTGCACTATTAGCTCCTGTTCCTGCTTCTGTGGGTCGTCTTGAAACACCCTAGTTAAGAGATGTTCCATCCCTGATGTTGTCTTCACTTTGTTGCGCATTTCTTCAAACACCCTCTGATACGTGTCTTTATTGCCACTGTCGTCAGATCGATaaggcttgcattgatttacataAGCCAAGAAAACTGCAAAGTGGCACAGCTCATGTGCCAACGTTCCAAGAACGTCTTCTCGACTCCTGTCCGCAGCGATGTGGATAGTACACCTCTCAGGATCCATCAGTCCAACTGTGTGTGCTTCAGGACTGTTAAGCACCCGCGCAGTCATGCACTCAACATCTGAGCTGCCAACATCAAAAATGATGCGTACGGCTCCTGACGTAGCTGCTACTTGGAGAACCATTCTTATCAGCTCATCCTGATCAAGTTCCCTGTACATGCCTCTGACTTTTTCGGGAAAGTGATCGCGCTTTGGTATGCTGTAGGACCTACTTTTGAGGTAGTCCACATGAGCGTCCTCATTGTGCTGCACGAAACGGGCTAGCTGGTATTGGACTTCGGACATTTGTATTTCCCTGTGCTCGTTTTTGTCGATGTCAAGAAAGCTTTCCTGTTTTTCCGCGTCGTTTTTGAACTTACACCCGCGCGACAAAAGAAAGCAGTAGGCATCAAATGCGTTGTGTCTAATTGCTTCGTGCATCGCAGAATGTCCGTCGACTTCGTCAGGGTCAGGCCATATTTTCTCGACATCAGCGTTTGGAGCATCGAGACACTGTTTTACTCTTGCGATGCAATATTCTCTGGATTCTTTGGAGAAACCTCTTGTTCGTATTGCCATGTGCATCTCTTTTCGGAGACCTTCCAACCGAGCCATGAAGGCGGCTTCTTGTTCAGTAGCCATAGCAAGGCAGTCCGAAGGGCCTGTAATTGAAAGGTTAAAATTACCAAAGTTAACCAGGATACTGTATATCTGCAGACAGGCAGTTTATGCAGGCGGTTTATGTAGCGTAACAacttgtaaacccagcacaacaagTTATACGAGTGTGAGACAAAACTAAATATAGAAAaaagcagtgccgtgtatgccaaggggagtctggccattaatgggacctgcctatacttGAGGCtacacccactttttgaggtgcCTAGCCAATCACAGATCGAAATGGAGTTGTCTATtatacatccatccagtacttatacctcacccttatttactgggtgccaccattttggagaaactccattgattcggattgaaacggGTATCACTGGGGACAGACCGAAACGACGGATTTtacgcccacttttatcaacgccatctgcatggagagaggcatgttgggaaagcCAAGAATTTCATTGTTGCCAATTattttaaatcacgtaatgtaagcAGATCGAATCGAAAATGAGCAcatatgtatgtataaataaaacgCGATTATAGAATGCAAAGTtttacgtataagggtcgtccttcttgctatggTCTTGCTATGACGGTATTAACTAGGCCTAATGTTAGCgatgaaacatcccattttcgcaTAAATAACGATGGCGGAGCggaagttgaagctgattttgcagatgtgTACGTGAGggtatatactcacagtatgaaattaaagtagcctgtgaaaattttttgtcacgaaatctccgcttcaccGTTGCAAGCACCACCGTCCATCTTGGAAAAAtgtggtgtcatggcagctcccatggaaaacggtaaccaatgaaatgcgcctaagtttgattggcAGGTccagcctcttttttaggctcctcctaatggccagactccatTTTTCATACACGGCGCTGAGAAAaagcagagccatttatagggagagtttggccattctctgatctttagctgcctcgtgggtggagcctattttgacgtcagagtcttGGTTGTGCCGCCTAAAAAGTCTGAATCCacgcagaatccgcttatcagccatctgatgcgcgccatattgatgctgtccgtcagctttgttgtcgcagtGAATGccatctacaggaataaccggcttatgacccacagccgcctgtgcTAAGTGGGCTTTGTCGCCAAACtaaaagagttcaaggacgaagcgCTTTCGAAGGACGATGTACGCACGTGTattccctccttgcatcgtaaacaacgatcggcatcaacatggcgtcggcgaccggctgacaacgggtcaacaatagagcacggcgagggaggtgggttagtcgtgacgtcgcatgacgcgcttcaagttaggcccctcctaatggccaaactctccttaTAAACTGCTCTGAGAAAAAGCAGCCCGGGCCACGGCTGGTGGGGAAAAATTTGCCGTACTCTCTGGCGCACTGCCGAACGCATATGAAATGCGGTTGCACTACGAACATTTGCAGTAGGTGAAGTACTACTACTCCATTTAGGATGCGAAAAAAGCAGACCTTCGAGAGTCTTAGCAGATCGGCAACACTTTACGAAAACGGTACGATAAAGGAGGCTGTCAAATCAAacatcagcaacgtgatgtatGTCGATTGACCTATCATATTTTCCCAAGCGCTATTGTTGAGAACttccgatctgctaaaactGGACATTCGTTCCTGAAGCCTGAATGTGTCACCGTGCACTATCACTCGGACGATTCCTCGTCGTCTGAGTGATCTTCAGTTCTAGCAATGCCGATAATGGTTTGTGGATACTGTAGTAGCATATGTACTTTGATTGATTTTTTTcgtaaaacaaaaaaatggagatgttagtctcgagacacttgggactggctactccaggacgtgttattcagaaaagaaagggaaactacgcAAATCTACAGATTTCGAAACGGAATAGGTGAAAACATCcccacaaaacttggcaccaaaagccaACAGTGTGGGAAAGTTCACTTGCGAAATCTCGttgcacaaaaaacaaagggCGTCACAAGCTGTCACATGCCCGTCGAGACAaggaattgcacaagggcgcgtatggcaggtatgagctgatttccgGGTCAGCAcacaagaaccttttcggtggagtatggccgataaTGACGCCAATGACACCAATGACGCAAGGGTACAACGCTGTGCACTGTAGCGCGTTTGTAGTTCATGTAGCACACTAACATGCATTTCTCATGAACACAGTGTATCTTTGTGCCTTTGCGCGTGGTCGGCACATTCAGATCACCCACGATGCCCAAATTTTTGAAGCAAGGCGACAGGAGGTGAAGAACAACACAGACATCTACATCGATGTCTGTGTTGTTCTTTAATTGCTGTCGCCTCGCTTCAAGATATGTACCAACCGATCCCTTACGTCCCGGATGTCCAAATTGAACGTCTTTTTCATATAGTCAAAAACCAACCCATTGTTACCGTCCCTCAAGTTAATGTTAAAGTCTCCAAACACATGAGCGGCAGATCGCTACAGTGCGCCGTTTTTATCTCGGAGTTCACAACAGGAAATTCCAAATGAGGAAGAGTTTGATGTCGTCTCATGAAGTTTTTTTCCGAGAGAGTCAGCGACAATGACGGTTCCACGACCATTGATAATGctcgataacaacaac
It contains:
- the LOC135386300 gene encoding uncharacterized protein LOC135386300 isoform X1, giving the protein MATEQEAAFMARLEGLRKEMHMAIRTRGFSKESREYCIARVKQCLDAPNADVEKIWPDPDEVDGHSAMHEAIRHNAFDAYCFLLSRGCKFKNDAEKQESFLDIDKNEHREIQMSEVQYQLARFVQHNEDAHVDYLKSRSYSIPKRDHFPEKVRGMYRELDQDELIRMVLQVAATSGAVRIIFDVGSSDVECMTARVLNSPEAHTVGLMDPERCTIHIAADRSREDVLGTLAHELCHFAVFLAYVNQCKPYRSDDSGNKDTYQRVFEEMRNKVKTTSGMEHLLTRVFQDDPQKQEQELIVQVPDILAKYGRRRDENYMEVDGDPSQETSAGIDVLEEQAPSLFQYFKEVVIPDMKKYLNKFRSEMDVNEIRNKNESLGKANQTDDLGVTFTEVPSPEELVDVPLLVFASPNLTLLEVMVHNLVKAMKLPYLFLEAQKWNHEMEKVLSYNRCDVVLLSNPSNAVPEDICNQMARILSACSEVRGTRVILLTANEQTDHVAAALRKQRFFSITMKPHEQLAANVVSKACFENVAEDCKRNVLNRSWINFQGFYERLSEWDEPDLNSLLSVMDEDTFMALCQLNELDVGPQLREDAEGYYVRRTCQKGSLYEETNLTEANEKIIIVTGAPGMGKTRLASRISKMIKEKGNRKWVLHVDLPELSRELKVLNAEDIFSDLGNFAEICGVKKAGIGLALFEKSITEGSPFKVVLILDAYDEMREGDREKILRVVHILARTEVSKVFVFSRSVFEHELSHTLRTTPYELLPFTVQEQETFLKQYKERTTSDAVPPENPSGMRRLQDIWILLKDDEALLGTPFYLRMVAALENREVLDDIDSNVLRKACNSTGSEKYLGFYELATEWRYLQHKKEKKREDISRACVSDDDVILKDNFYSNHQALAVKAVFDKKLCGYILREDEKERFQNESNPMNPLNKATKNHLKHGLLDGLRDGRPVFSPSSMAEFWAAERLFSKISCSASDKVRHLAFLIYGEDHFKRVTRFLDSFGMKSNQFHFAVMTRDVVYLRSSAGNQDCDELERNPWHIAALHADEDTISVLLSIETSSLEEKDKLGAKPFDYMHQQHAWTRLHSICSQCRDGELSGDLSIRRATQSATLVTNSEPNLHIIVDREIKDLQHWLAREKHVRCPSSSSGKAMFFYIKSVEALTRLTSSDTVQVVDHTAGMVSVRQFRTERISKSLDEVRRRAPHNDDNHGDWDAVTTLVPHPVVGNTDEVERAHRGAICECWAVMMLLRPDSESNGTPTCDEQQDMRFIHMWFCPNPGCQKSKKGPNVRRGLKRKRSETNSTDDEEYSDEWRETASLRKDRKRKRSQTKSADDEESSDKWRYHRTNIHKATDERNVDGVKKCLNDAPHLKLWLHPSSGETVLHRAVKTQRLAIYFLLQDHGCLMKDEETLDCAHEIASAEVFRRRFYDANTHDALRRHTESRPGTAENERRTDDFYHALNSNDLLKATLSVSGTSQRVQVTLDYDKESIDTVEGALENPKRGFAHLEKETICVAAKREKPEVLGTLAHEICHLALHFVYRNGGKPYLQTDRERALLYDTILYNIRKNPDKMDSLLRDVPREHEKEELIAYVPDLLAQYGSPGGENILEKQAPELFDFFKNVVIPDMIAYTKNRFPTRDQARIEVENRRLKHADETEDRQVKLKRDLDYRDLPDAPVLILTAPNLTVLEIMAYKAIKSTEQTHLFLRSSQWNPRLQDVLFSNCCMWVLLTCDQDAGAQFQNMLELFIELNEAAGTKVIVLAQEDNVKNLVQRLEKHPFLANAHKVMNVSDAHLDMVTEDTKRSILRTSRICFQGSPKLLSLEDLLDLTREDGISDEVTCLMSCQLKTIEVGQPVPQLDQHVSEHYVERECQRCVAVDVLRLRPGPDEAFVFWGDEIFRFLERMSPSPQICSFTRVQQFKTFVHLESIDEYKAIVEKNEYKDKVVHLLQYNAASQSFRLVETNGPSSHLPMTRKKNYSEMDLVNQEKVVVICGHPGMGKSSLALRLCNMIKQRGERHLVLYVDLSKMNRFLRSLEIDDEPGQIKRLAALCGMKDNGLELMLFQRSIKTGGPFKVTAVFDAFDEVEEGSRKNALLLTKILTRTEVLKVFVFSRNVFKTTIQDILGAVPFQLCPLATAGKVKLVRNYRKRPLVAARVEGCPEPNMLWNLLMLPDVSGNPCMFRMTMGVMEDEISKDSLIPLKIQATCNENLATLFRKLAEHMYMIYKKEKRNDDVLLSACQDDYDVLGKQFYHDHELLAAKAALGDELSKQVLTDEERKELETRVMKLVAENRLRQGFIDGEINGHPVFANKTFETYFTAQLLSRKVSTKRSPNTTRIVRDMYSGATYGRCIVHLGCLEEAISMSVAALKDHWAMYWKLKLEKLTPKGVASKKVSQGMKEQRNYGQYLDILRYLNEAIIKHLASLIRGGYQNDKKDEILNRHYISVVEGRETAEHSLEAFKRMLKSPTRAKLYRLSYERSTPQKEDAVIRLEGTILECFYVVSNLIAKHSKYDKQQNVRDLKFWKRIQEAFKLGDYDCVLRKFRAFVHSATTILVHLRDLYSKLSSTGYKTDVERESIVDKSSQVLTFFDSSGAACCSIHTAIINGDSVDINEESMNMLDEHGRTPLHVAALYASPQTLKNLPLTDKLPGEDLLGMTPLMYADITCAWRRLDILCERYKDDSMKWDDQIPTVHRNIRTENCLDKSVLCKCIEEELHHLLNIILCQFCSLVYHGGERDKTPERVRVDSKRGDRGETLLFRAKSLNVFLLLLPYSNLEAVNSRKRTLLHECAMKGRVDIAKRVLIRFATSGDETWRDTPLGLAVRYWQHDVVKLLIPHFPADVEAICMRLHEWLGSPSRHYERQLAILKLLHPHSSRLLQQGVPYTITMCNDCDSILYLLPYLNVHATVFYQYHHYELFKHSERYYRKRRGMETLRMIKVIKLFLLHSLVSDWAMFMSAGADDENLCDIVKPVLPHCDISEIRNLVQFLEPREDKEYVLQVLRRMEDQVLP